A stretch of Prunus dulcis chromosome 6, ALMONDv2, whole genome shotgun sequence DNA encodes these proteins:
- the LOC117631248 gene encoding probable polyamine transporter At3g13620, which produces MQSMRASEFSTSSQSLIEQEQTESQPKITTKNPKKLAFLPLVFLIYFEVSGGPYGEESAVGAAGPLFAILGFLIFPFIWSIPEALVTAELATAYPGNGGFVIWAHQAFGPFWGSLMGSWKFLSGVINLASYPILCVDYLKLVIPIFSSGLPRFVAVFVSTLVLSFLNYSGLSIVGYTAVGLGIVSLCPFIIMSLVAIPKIDPSRWISLGQKGVKRDWTLFINTLFWNLNFWDNASTLAGEVEEPQKLYPKALFSAGILTCLGYVIPLLAATGAIPLDQEDWVDGYLASAGEMIAGKWLKFWIEIGAVLSIIGLFEAQLSSCAYQLLGMADLGILPMIFGARSKWFNTPWLGILISTVIALSVSYLDFTDIISSANFLYSLGMLLEFASFLWLRVKFPALKRPFEVPMGLPGLVVMCLIPSGFLVYVLAVATKAVYLVSALMTLFGVAWYLFMNLSKSKMWFDFKMEEEKLDNEERAQAVYDCVGI; this is translated from the coding sequence ATGCAAAGCATGAGAGCCTCAGAATTTTCCACAAGCTCCCAATCCCTTATTGAACAAGAACAAACAGAATCACAACCTAAAATCACCACCAAGAATCCCAAGAAGCTAGCATTTCTTCCACTTGTCTTCCTCATCTACTTTGAAGTCTCTGGAGGCCCCTATGGTGAAGAATCAGCTGTGGGGGCTGCTGGTCCTCTCTTTGCCATTCTTGGCTTCCTCATCTTCCCCTTCATTTGGAGCATCCCTGAGGCCCTTGTCACGGCTGAGCTGGCCACCGCCTACCCCGGCAACGGCGGCTTTGTCATTTGGGCACACCAAGCTTTTGGTCCCTTCTGGGGCTCCCTCATGGGCTCTTGGAAATTTCTCAGTGGGGTCATCAACTTGGCTTCATATCCAATTCTTTGTGTAGACTATCTCAAGCTGGTaattcccattttctcttctggcCTACCTCGCTTTGTTGCTGTATTTGTCTCAACTTTGGTGCTATCGTTTCTCAACTACTCTGGTTTGAGTATAGTTGGTTACACTGCAGTAGGTTTAGGGATTGTGTCACTTTGTCCATTTATAATAATGTCTTTGGTTGCAATCCCCAAGATTGATCCAAGCAGATGGATCAGTTTGGGTCAGAAGGGTGTTAAAAGAGATTGGACATTATTTATCAATACCCTATTTTGGAACTTGAATTTTTGGGACAATGCTAGTACTCTAGCTGGTGAAGTAGAAGAACCCCAAAAGCTATACCCAAAAGCACTTTTTTCTGCTGGCATTCTCACATGTTTGGGTTACGTAATTCCTCTCCTGGCTGCAACTGGTGCTATTCCACTTGACCAAGAAGATTGGGTTGATGGGTATTTAGCTTCTGCTGGGGAAATGATTGCTGGGAAATGGCTGAAATTCTGGATTGAAATTGGTGCAGTTTTATCAATTATTGGACTGTTCGAGGCCCAGTTAAGTAGTTGTGCATACCAACTTTTAGGTATGGCAGACTTGGGAATTTTACCAATGATTTTTGGGGCAAGGTCCAAATGGTTCAACACCCCTTGGTTAGGAATTCTGATTTCAACAGTCATAGCCCTTTCTGTTTCTTACTTGGATTTCACAGACATTATATCTTCTGCCAATTTCTTGTACAGCTTGGGGATGCTATTGGAATTTGCATCTTTTCTTTGGTTGAGGGTGAAGTTTCCAGCTCTGAAAAGGCCTTTTGAAGTTCCAATGGGCCTGCCAGGGCTGGTGGTTATGTGCTTGATTCCATCTGGTTTTTTGGTCTATGTGTTGGCTGTGGCCACCAAAGCTGTTTATTTGGTTAGTGCATTGATGACTCTGTTTGGTGTTGCCTGGTACCTTTTCATGAATCTCAGCAAATCAAAGATGTGGTTTGATTTcaaaatggaagaagaaaaattggacAATGAGGAAAGAGCTCAGGCTGTTTATGATTGTGTGGGGATCTAA
- the LOC117631249 gene encoding probable polyamine transporter At3g13620: MALQPQRGQPTMPSSPKPPIREDQVLPLTTTTTTISSTTTTHRKKLTLIPLIFLIYFEVAGGPYGEEPAVQAAGPLFAILGFLIFPFIWSVPEALITAELSTTFPGNGGFVIWAERAFGPFWGSLMGTWKFLSGVINIAAFPVLCVDYMDKIIPAFGSGWPRYLAISVSTLFLSFINYTGLTIVGYAAVLLAIASLSPFILMCLIAIPKIHTHRWLSLGQRGVKKDWNLFFNTLFWNLNFWDNVSTLAGEVENPHKTFPVALFVAVIFTCLAYLFPLFAVIGSVSVDQTRWGSGFHAEAAEIIAGKWLKYWILVGAALSGIGLFEAQLSSSAYQVLGMADLGFLPKFFAVRSKRFNTPWVGILISTMITLAVSYMTFTDIISSANFLYSLGMLLEFASFIWLRRKLPALNRPYRVPMKLPGLVVMCLIPSVFLIFVMAIATKTVYLISGVMTLGGIGWYFLMKFCKSKKLFKFSVIEIEEGRQ, translated from the coding sequence ATGGCTCTCCAACCCCAGCGAGGGCAACCCACAATGCCATCTTCTCCAAAACCACCAATCCGTGAGGATCAGGTTCTTCCCctcaccaccacaaccaccaccatctcctccaccaccaccacacacAGAAAGAAGCTCACTCTCATCCCTCTCATCTTCCTCATCTACTTTGAAGTTGCCGGTGGCCCTTATGGAGAAGAGCCTGCAGTACAAGCTGCTGGACCCCTTTTCGCCATTCTCGGGTTCCTCATCTTTCCTTTCATCTGGAGTGTCCCTGAAGCTCTCATCACTGCTGAGCTCTCCACAACCTTCCCCGGCAATGGCGGTTTTGTCATCTGGGCTGAGAGAGCTTTTGGTCCCTTCTGGGGCTCTTTGATGGGTACCTGGAAGTTCCTCAGCGGTGTCATCAACATAGCTGCCTTCCCAGTTCTTTGCGTGGACTATATGGACAAGATAATACCGGCTTTTGGATCGGGATGGCCTCGGTACCTTGCCATCTCTGTTTCAACTCTGTTTCTTTCGTTTATAAACTATACAGGTTTGACTATTGTGGGTTATGCTGCTGTGTTACTTGCTATTGCTTCACTTTCTCCATTTATATTGATGTGTTTGATTGCCATTCCAAAGATTCATACTCATAGGTGGCTCAGTTTGGGCCAAAGGGGTGTGAAGAAAGATTGGAACTTGTTCTTTAACACCCTCTTTTGGAACTTGAACTTTTGGGACAATGTTAGTACTTTAGCCGGAGAAGTGGAGAACCCCCATAAAACTTTTCCGGTGGCTCTTTTCGTTGCGGTGATTTTCACTTGCTTGGCATACTTGTTCCCACTTTTTGCTGTGATTGGTTCTGTCTCTGTGGATCAAACTAGGTGGGGATCCGGATTTCATGCTGAGGCTGCTGAAATTATTGCTGGAAAATGGTTGAAATATTGGATTTTAGTTGGTGCAGCGTTATCAGGAATTGGTCTTTTCGAAGCCCAATTAAGCAGCAGTGCTTACCAAGTTCTTGGCATGGCAGATTTAGGCTTCTTGCCTAAGTTTTTTGCGGTTCGGTCAAAAAGGTTTAATACCCCATGGGTCGGAATTCTGATTTCCACCATGATCACTCTTGCAGTCTCCTACATGACCTTCACAGATATAATTTCATCTGCAAATTTCTTGTATAGTTTGGGCATGCTATTGGAATTTGCATCCTTTATTTGGTTAAGAAGGAAGTTGCCGGCATTGAATAGGCCCTATCGAGTTCCAATGAAGCTGCCAGGTTTGGTGGTCATGTGCTTGATTCCATCTGTGTTTTTGATCTTTGTGATGGCTATTGCTACCAAGACTGTGTATTTGATTAGTGGTGTGATGACTTTGGGTGGCATTGGATGGTattttttgatgaaattttgcaAGTCTAAGAAGTTGTTCAAGTTCAGTGTtattgaaattgaagaaggcCGACAATGA